From one Paenibacillus terrae HPL-003 genomic stretch:
- a CDS encoding queuosine precursor transporter yields the protein MFNLLWGAAFVLVNFMFFLLCYRLFGKKGLYAWIGVATVLANIQVTKTIDLLGITTTLGNTMYVSMYMASDLLNEKYGPKEARKAVWFGFFTLIMTTLTMQMALVFQPNATDFAQAPMQQLFGLLPRLALASLTAYAVSQLLDVRLYSWIRKFFPERHQLWIRGNGSTMISSFIDTLIFCSIAFYGYEWGIWLELLFTTYILKFVLTAAGTPILYIARNFRFKEEEGQTLKP from the coding sequence ATGTTTAATTTGCTATGGGGGGCAGCCTTTGTCCTCGTCAATTTTATGTTCTTTTTATTATGTTATCGTTTGTTCGGTAAAAAAGGGTTGTACGCCTGGATTGGTGTGGCTACCGTACTTGCCAACATTCAGGTAACCAAAACCATTGATTTGCTCGGCATTACGACGACATTGGGAAATACAATGTATGTCTCTATGTACATGGCCAGCGATTTGCTGAATGAGAAATATGGGCCTAAAGAGGCGCGTAAAGCTGTGTGGTTCGGATTTTTCACCTTAATCATGACGACGCTAACGATGCAGATGGCGCTGGTGTTCCAGCCTAATGCAACCGATTTTGCCCAGGCGCCGATGCAGCAATTATTCGGACTATTACCAAGACTTGCGCTTGCCAGCCTGACGGCCTATGCGGTTAGCCAATTGCTGGACGTTCGTCTATACTCGTGGATTCGCAAGTTTTTCCCGGAACGTCACCAGCTCTGGATTCGCGGCAATGGCAGTACGATGATTAGCTCGTTTATTGATACGCTCATTTTTTGCAGCATCGCCTTTTACGGCTATGAATGGGGAATATGGCTGGAGCTACTGTTCACCACCTATATCTTAAAATTTGTACTAACCGCGGCGGGTACACCGATATTGTACATCGCACGCAACTTTCGCTTTAAAGAAGAGGAGGGGCAAACTCTCAAGCCATAA
- a CDS encoding S-layer homology domain-containing protein codes for MTQQSPHKSEDMVYKKRLFYDNGIRFVEVKAKLINEYKPPAPNLKSYVHETFSHSAGLVNRGTSHYSATLTLLFYSKKEYADWLSFIGSEHKYYDEKGTIYLGIVTGQPDIQTAEMETKYIIQVQMSLIRKQSDDSHSKSQFMDLKGHWASSYIEEMEQRGMVTIHAAEGEDSPYFRPDESCTRAEGITFLMRSYRYVDRILRGH; via the coding sequence TTGACTCAGCAAAGTCCCCATAAATCAGAAGATATGGTCTACAAAAAGCGACTGTTTTACGATAATGGAATTCGTTTTGTCGAGGTCAAGGCTAAGCTAATCAATGAGTATAAGCCACCGGCTCCGAATCTGAAATCATATGTTCATGAGACGTTTTCCCACTCGGCAGGTTTGGTCAATCGTGGAACCTCACATTATTCAGCTACCCTAACACTTTTATTCTACTCTAAAAAGGAATACGCAGACTGGCTATCTTTTATAGGCTCGGAGCACAAGTATTATGATGAAAAAGGCACGATTTACCTAGGGATAGTAACAGGTCAACCAGATATTCAAACGGCGGAGATGGAGACTAAATATATCATCCAAGTCCAAATGTCACTTATTCGCAAGCAAAGTGATGATTCCCACAGCAAAAGCCAATTTATGGACCTCAAAGGCCATTGGGCATCCAGCTATATCGAGGAAATGGAGCAGCGTGGTATGGTTACCATCCATGCGGCTGAAGGCGAGGATAGCCCTTATTTCAGGCCGGACGAGAGCTGTACCCGGGCAGAGGGAATCACCTTTTTGATGAGGTCTTACAGGTATGTGGACCGGATTCTAAGGGGGCATTGA